In Maniola hyperantus chromosome 13, iAphHyp1.2, whole genome shotgun sequence, one genomic interval encodes:
- the LOC117987858 gene encoding uncharacterized protein, which produces MSLEEQNLEATLRDLTGKRSSFKGRLTKFKNNLELLSSCKSISPVEISKLSIKLSRFETLFTDFDELQTQIEVFNVECLDAELNIRETIEQDFCFCIATAQQLIDANSTPKKQNNSSHSCHDHDECDGLLGFKLPTIKISNFDGSYYKWLEFKDTFVSLVHDNTRIKDIHKFYYLNSYLEGEAARVISNLEVSDKNYSEAWQLLCERYDNKRQLINNHLKALFSVDSVRETEKSFRFIIDHVTKNLRALHTLGLPTESWDVIVIFLISQKLDPTTSFKWEESRSSLKDIPTLDDFFQFLKNRADVFETIKGKRRDSILPSPKAKKEFTKSFSATSSPSKSKVNFVCPVCKGKHRIYECLTFKNKSPEDRSALVSSLGLCRNCLRRDHNVDQCRLPGGCRICKQRHNSLVHVNASEGEEEAVALETVTMSSTSETEVLLCTALIDILNPSTNEKITVRALLDSGSQSSFLTTAVKQRLGLSSQKIDTKIIGIGDTKLNVFAERCLVRIKSKHSSFNVTISCLILPKLTGQLPKVAFNTKGLNISNFQLADPTFNIPSDIDVILGAELFWCIIGTEQHSLGHSCPCRVHLYWISKLADSTDFNGWSRRASTFGSDGPTSMWPNYNSARSGAQGVRL; this is translated from the exons atgtcGCTAGAAGAACAGAATCTTGAGGCTACCCTTAGAGATTTAACAGGGAAGCGTAGCTCATTTAAAGGCCGGCTCACtaagtttaaaaataacttagaaCTTTTGTCTAGTTGCAAATCGATTTCGCCAGTTGAAATCAGCAAGTTATCGATTAAATTAAGCAGATTTGAAACATTGTTTACGGATTTCGATGAGCTACAAACGCAAATAGAGGTTTTTAATGTAGAATGCCTAGACGCGGAATTGAATATTCGCGAAACTATTGAGcaagatttttgtttttgcaTAGCGACTGCCCAGCAATTAATTGATGCTAATTCTACTCCAAAGAAACAAAACAATTCGTCGCATTCTTGTCATGATCACGACGAATGCGACGGGTTATTGGGTTTTAAGTTACCaacaattaaaatttcaaactttgATGGCTCTTATTACAAATGGCTGGAGTTTAAGGACACCTTTGTGTCTCTAGTCCATGACAATACTAGAATAAAGGATATacacaaattttattatttgaactCGTACCTAGAAGGAGAGGCCGCCCGCGTGATAAGTAACTTAGAAGTAAGTGATAAAAATTATAGTGAGGCATGGCAGCTTCTCTGCGAGCGGTATGATAACAAACGCCAACTGATAAATAATCACTTAAAGGCTTTGTTCAGTGTAGATTCGGTTCGCGAAACCGAGAAATCTTTTCGTTTTATTATAGACCATGTCACTAAAAACTTACGTGCCCTCCACACACTAGGGTTGCCTACTGAAAGTTGGGACGTGATCGTAATATTTCTCATATCACAAAAACTAGACCCCACCACAAGTTTTAAGTGGGAAGAAAGCAGAAGTTCGTTGAAGGACATCCCTACACTAGATGATTTCTTCCAATTTCTGAAAAATAGGGCAGATGTATTTGAGACAATTAAAGGCAAACGTCGCGATTCCATCTTACCTTCACCAAAGGCTAAAAAGGAGTTTACCAAATCGTTCTCAGCGACCAGTTCACCTTCTAAATCTAAAGTAAATTTCGTCTGTCCAGTCTGTAAAGGTAAACATCGTATCTATGAGTGCTTGACCTTCAAGAATAAATCTCCAGAGGATAGATCTGCGCTTGTATCTTCTCTAGGCCTTTGCCGGAATTGCCTCCGCAGGGACCACAATGTGGACCAGTGCAGGCTACCTGGTGGCTGCAGGATTTGTAAACAGCGTCATAATTCGCTAGTCCACGTCAACGCCTCCGAAGGTGAAGAAGAAGCAGTGGCACTAGAGACCGTTACCATGTCGTCCACGTCAGAGACTGAAGTCCTACTATGCACTGCACTAATTGATATATTAAATCCGTCCACTAATGAAAAGATCACAGTTCGTGCTCTTCTTGACAGCGGAAGTCAGTCTTCATTCTTGACCACAGCTGTCAAACAAAGGCTTGGCTTATCTTCTCAAAAGATCGATACCAAGATCATTGGTATTGGTGACACCAAACTAAACGTTTTTGCAGAACGATGTTTAGTGCGCATTAAATCTAAACATTCTTCTTTCAATGTCACCATATCTTGTCTCATTTTGCCTAAGCTCACAGGTCAACTGCCTAAGGTTGCCTTCAACACTAAAGGATTAAACATTTCCAATTTTCAGCTGGCGGATCCAACGTTTAACATTCCCTCTGACATTGATGTTATTTTGGGCGCAGAGCTGTTTTGGTGTATCATTGGCACCGAACAACATTCCCTTG GCCACTCATGTCCTTGCCGAGTCCACCTCTACTGGATATCAAAACTAGCCGACTCGACCGATTTCAACGGCTGGAGCAGGCGCGCCAGCACTTTTGGAAGCGATGGGCCAACGAGTATGTGGCCGAACTACAACAGCGCGCGAAGTGGCGCACAAGGTGTACGACTCTGA